In the Victivallis sp. Marseille-Q1083 genome, one interval contains:
- a CDS encoding AraC family transcriptional regulator, with amino-acid sequence MRAIYANHLKTLEIISFFSAPAGVKELKPFISPPGHETIEILTGGKVWFEQDGRDRLYERGTIFWHVAGEPTICRMPPETPYRCLVFHFNVNQSAERPAPRVSFWRDTATLDGFANEVGKAFHHERCDVEQLAAYCYHTLLWQSNRFDHPGGSGELSPKLRKAMNYLEQHLAENISVGDLAANVRISRPYLFELFKTQLGLSPYKYLSDLRLNRARQLLADNTASIKEIAAICGFENLEVFYRAFKRATNLTPGQYREENDPYNWN; translated from the coding sequence ATGCGCGCAATCTACGCCAATCACCTGAAAACTCTGGAAATCATCAGCTTTTTCTCCGCGCCGGCCGGCGTCAAGGAGCTCAAGCCGTTCATTTCGCCGCCGGGCCATGAAACCATCGAGATTTTAACCGGCGGCAAAGTCTGGTTCGAACAGGACGGCAGGGACCGCCTGTACGAACGGGGAACGATTTTCTGGCATGTCGCCGGGGAACCGACCATCTGCCGGATGCCGCCGGAGACCCCTTACCGCTGCCTGGTCTTTCACTTCAACGTCAATCAATCGGCGGAACGCCCGGCGCCGCGGGTCAGTTTCTGGCGGGACACCGCCACGCTGGACGGCTTCGCCAATGAAGTCGGCAAAGCCTTTCACCACGAACGCTGCGACGTCGAGCAACTGGCCGCTTACTGCTACCATACGCTCCTGTGGCAGAGCAATCGTTTCGATCATCCCGGCGGCAGCGGCGAATTATCACCGAAACTGCGCAAGGCGATGAACTACCTGGAACAGCATCTGGCCGAAAACATCTCGGTCGGCGACCTGGCGGCCAATGTCCGGATCAGCCGGCCGTATCTGTTCGAACTGTTCAAAACGCAACTGGGCCTGAGCCCTTACAAATATCTGTCCGACCTGCGTTTGAACCGGGCCCGCCAACTGCTGGCCGACAATACGGCGAGCATCAAAGAGATCGCCGCCATCTGCGGCTTCGAAAATCTTGAAGTGTTCTATCGGGCCTTCAAACGGGCAACCAACCTGACGCCCGGCCAGTATCGCGAAGAAAACGATCCATACAATTGGAATTGA
- a CDS encoding peptidylprolyl isomerase: MVTIHTNLGDIQLELFEKEAPETVKNFLAYVDAGHYDNTLFHRVIDNFMVQGGGFDADFKQKPTGKPIRNEADNQLSNKIGTIAMARTSEPHSATSQFFINVADNDFLDFKAPTAQHYGYCVFGKVTSGMDVLDKIRKVKTGRRGMHSDVPVEDVVITAVTRD; this comes from the coding sequence ATGGTTACGATTCACACCAATCTGGGCGATATTCAGTTGGAGTTGTTCGAAAAGGAAGCGCCGGAGACGGTGAAGAACTTTCTGGCCTATGTCGATGCCGGCCACTACGACAACACGCTGTTCCACCGGGTGATTGACAATTTCATGGTGCAGGGCGGCGGTTTCGACGCCGATTTCAAACAGAAGCCGACCGGCAAGCCGATTCGCAATGAGGCGGACAACCAGCTCAGCAATAAAATCGGCACCATCGCGATGGCGCGGACCAGCGAGCCGCACAGCGCGACCAGCCAGTTCTTCATCAATGTCGCCGACAACGATTTTCTGGATTTCAAGGCGCCGACGGCGCAGCACTACGGTTATTGCGTGTTCGGCAAGGTCACTTCCGGAATGGACGTGCTCGACAAAATCCGCAAAGTGAAAACCGGCCGTCGCGGCATGCACAGCGATGTGCCGGTCGAGGATGTCGTCATAACCGCCGTCACCCGCGACTGA
- a CDS encoding glycosyltransferase family 4 protein has protein sequence MNSEKRKLNICHVITRMIVGGAQENTLLTIADHRQKGHRVTLVTGPSPGPEGELLKEVDLPDFEIIEIPSLVRAINPLADWQACRKLQQLFRRRQFDVVHTHSSKAGVVGRAAAWSSRVPVVVHTVHGQAFHRYEKPWKNTLYIQLEKFAARRCDKIFAVAQAMIDDCVRAGVAPREKYMVVYSGMRLEAFLNAQRDPARREQLGIPAAARVIGSVARLFPLKGYDHFLKAAAQVAAVQPDVHFLIVGNGILREWMDREIARLGLTGRFHFAGLVPPDQVGGYIAQMDLLWHLSLREGLPRSVVQALAAGKPAIGYRLDGTPEVLLDGQTGYCVTPESVDEVTERTLELLASPRLAAELGSNGQALVKEYFDWHRMGDILEREYQQLYDRKMTPEFSGK, from the coding sequence ATGAATTCTGAGAAACGGAAGTTGAACATCTGCCATGTCATCACCCGGATGATCGTCGGCGGCGCCCAGGAAAATACCCTGCTGACCATCGCCGACCACCGGCAGAAAGGCCACCGGGTCACGCTGGTCACCGGTCCCTCCCCCGGGCCCGAAGGAGAATTGCTGAAAGAGGTCGATTTGCCCGACTTCGAAATCATCGAAATACCGTCGCTGGTCCGCGCCATCAATCCGCTCGCCGACTGGCAGGCCTGCCGGAAGCTGCAACAGTTGTTCCGGCGCCGCCAATTCGACGTCGTCCACACCCACAGTTCCAAAGCCGGGGTCGTCGGCCGGGCCGCCGCCTGGAGCAGCCGGGTCCCGGTCGTCGTCCATACCGTTCACGGCCAGGCATTCCACCGTTACGAAAAACCGTGGAAAAACACTCTTTACATCCAATTGGAGAAATTCGCCGCCAGACGCTGCGATAAAATTTTCGCCGTCGCTCAGGCGATGATCGACGACTGCGTCCGCGCCGGCGTCGCGCCGCGGGAGAAATATATGGTCGTCTACAGCGGCATGCGCCTCGAAGCGTTTCTGAACGCCCAACGGGACCCGGCCCGGCGCGAGCAACTGGGCATCCCGGCGGCGGCCCGGGTCATCGGTTCCGTCGCCCGGTTGTTTCCGCTGAAAGGCTACGACCACTTCTTAAAAGCGGCAGCCCAGGTGGCCGCCGTTCAGCCGGATGTCCATTTTCTGATCGTCGGCAACGGTATCCTGCGGGAGTGGATGGACCGGGAGATCGCCCGGCTGGGTTTGACCGGCCGCTTTCACTTCGCCGGACTGGTGCCGCCGGACCAGGTGGGCGGCTATATCGCCCAGATGGACCTTCTCTGGCACCTGTCGCTGCGCGAAGGCCTGCCCCGGTCGGTCGTCCAGGCGCTGGCGGCCGGCAAACCGGCAATCGGCTACCGGCTGGACGGAACGCCGGAAGTGCTGCTCGACGGGCAAACCGGCTATTGCGTCACGCCGGAAAGCGTCGACGAAGTAACGGAGCGGACGCTGGAGCTGCTGGCCTCGCCAAGGCTGGCCGCGGAGCTTGGCAGCAACGGGCAGGCGCTGGTGAAAGAGTATTTCGACTGGCATCGCATGGGCGATATCCTCGAACGGGAATACCAGCAGCTCTACGACCGGAAAATGACGCCGGAATTTTCCGGAAAATAA